From Strigops habroptila isolate Jane chromosome 1, bStrHab1.2.pri, whole genome shotgun sequence, a single genomic window includes:
- the LOC115619900 gene encoding 40S ribosomal protein SA produces the protein MSGGLDVLQMKEEDVLKFLAAGTHLGGTNLDFQMEQYIYKRKSDGIYIINLKRTWEKLLLAARAIVAIENPADVSVISSRNTGQRAVLKFAAATGATPIAGRFTPGTFTNQIQAAFREPRLLVVTDPRADHQPLTEASYVNIPTIALCNTDSPLRYVDIAIPCNNKGAHSVGLMWWMLAREVLRMRGTISREHPWEVMPDLYFYRDPEEIEKEEQAAAEKAVTKEEFQTEWTAPAPEFTAPPQPEVADWSEGVQVPSVPIQQFPTEDWSAQPATEDWSAAPTAQATEWVGTATEWS, from the exons ATGTCCGGAGGTCTCGATGTCCTGCAgatgaaggaggaggatgtCCTCAAATTCCTCGCTGCCGGGACCCACCTGGGAGGCACCAACCTGGACTTCCAGATGGAGCAGTATATCTACAAAAGGAAAAGCGATG GTATTTACATCATCAATTTGAAGAGGACCTGGGAGAAGCTCCTCCTGGCAGCCCGTGCCATTGTTGCCATTGAGAACCCAGCTGATGTGAGCGTCATTTCCTCTAGGAATACTGGACAG CGTGCCGTTCTCAAGTTTGCTGCTGCCACTGGGGCTACTCCTATCGCTGGACGTTTCACCCCGGGCACCTTCACAAACCAGATCCAAGCAGCTTTCCGTGAGCCACGACTCCTGGTTGTCACAGACCCCCGGGCTGACCATCAGCCACTGACTGAGGCATCTTATGTCAACATCCCCACCATTGCGCTGTGCAACACCGACTCCCCGCTGCGCTACGTGGACATTGCCATTCCCTGCAACAACAAG GGAGCCCACTCCGTGGGTCTGATGTGGTGGATGCTGGCTCGGGAGGTCCTGCGCATGCGTGGCACCATCTCCCGTGAGCATCCATGGGAAGTCATGCCTGACTTGTACTTCTACAGGGATCCTGAGGAG ATTGAAAAGGAGGAGCAGGCTGCAGCTGAGAAAGCAGTAACAAAGGAGGAGTTCCAGACAGAATGGACGGCCCCAGCTCCTGAATTCACTGCTCCTCCTCAGCCTGAGGTTGCAGATTGGTCTGAGGGAGTGCAGGTCCCATCTGTGCCCATCCAGCAGTTCCCCACAG AGGACTGGAGTGCCCAGCCTGCCACTGAGGACTGgtcagcagctcccacagcccAGGCAACCGAGTGGGTTGGCACTGCCACGGAGTGGTCCTAA
- the SLC25A38 gene encoding mitochondrial glycine transporter isoform X2, producing MLWKLIPLLRAQEVEDQVDTQLMHPVLKAFVCGSISGTCSTLLFQPLDLLKTRLQTLQPAVNGSSRAGMVTLLFRVVRTESLLGLWKGVSPSFARCIPGVGIYFSTLYMMKQKFLVDRSPTALESVLLGVTARAVSGICMLPVTVVKTRYESGKFGYGSVYGALKNIYQTEGVRGMFSGLTATLLRDAPFSGIYLMFYTQTKNLTPQDELDPVLMPLLNFGCGIFAGILASLATQPADVIKTHMQLSPQKYRRTSQAIAFIYKDFGLAGFFRGGVPRALRRTLMAAMAWTVYEQMMEKMGLKS from the exons ATGCTCTGGAAGCTCATCCCTCTGCTGCGGGCCCAGGAGGTGGAAGACCAAGTGGACACCCAGTTG aTGCATCCAGTTCTAAAGGCCTTTGTGTGTGGCTCCATCAGTGGGACTTGCTCCACACTCCTCTTCCAACCCCTTGACCTGCTGAAAACTCGCCTGCAAactctgcagcctgctgtgaATGG GTCCAGCCGTGCTGGGATGGTAACACTGCTCTTCAGGGTTGTTCGTACTGAGAGTCTTCTGGGGCTCTGGAAAGGAGTCTCTCCA tcCTTTGCAAGATGTATTCCTGGGGTTGGGATTTACTTCAGCACTTTGTACATGATGAAGCAAAAGTTTCTAGTGGACCGGTCACCCACAGCCCTGGAGTCTGTCCTTCTGGGTGTCACTGCACGTGCAGTTTCTGGGATTTGCATGTTGCCAGTGACTGTAGTGAAGACCCGATATGAG AGTGGAAAATTTGGCTATGGGAGTGTATATGGAGCTCTGAAGAATATCTATCAGACAGAAGGGGTTCGTGGCATGTTCAGTGGGCTCACTGCAACGCTGCTGCGGGATGCTCCCTTCTCTGGCATCTACCTGATGTTCTACACGCAGACCAAAAACCTCACACCTCAGG ACGAGCTGGATCCAGTGCTCATGCCCTTGCTGAATTTTGGCTGTGGGATCTTTGCGGGAATCTTGGCCTCGCTGGCAACGCAGCCTGCTGATGTCATCAAAACACACATGCAGCTGTCCCCCCAGAAGTACCGCAGGACAAGCCAGGCCATTGCCTTCATCTACAAG GACTTTGGATTGGCAGGCTTTTTCCGAGGCGGTGTGCCCCGTGCCCTCAGGCGCACTCTCATGGCAGCAATGGCATGGACGGTGTATGAACAGATGATGGAAAAAATGGGCTTGAAATCTTGA
- the SLC25A38 gene encoding mitochondrial glycine transporter isoform X1: MRFPPPGLAARIGQRRRCVTACRRAQWLRGGAGMPRREAEMHPVLKAFVCGSISGTCSTLLFQPLDLLKTRLQTLQPAVNGSSRAGMVTLLFRVVRTESLLGLWKGVSPSFARCIPGVGIYFSTLYMMKQKFLVDRSPTALESVLLGVTARAVSGICMLPVTVVKTRYESGKFGYGSVYGALKNIYQTEGVRGMFSGLTATLLRDAPFSGIYLMFYTQTKNLTPQDELDPVLMPLLNFGCGIFAGILASLATQPADVIKTHMQLSPQKYRRTSQAIAFIYKDFGLAGFFRGGVPRALRRTLMAAMAWTVYEQMMEKMGLKS, from the exons ATGCGCTTCCCGCCCCCCGGGTTGGCTGCTCGGATTGGCCAGCGGCGGCGCTGCGTCACTGCGTGCCGGCGCGCTCAATGGCTGCGGGGCGGCGCTGGGATGCCGCGGCGAGAGGCTGAG aTGCATCCAGTTCTAAAGGCCTTTGTGTGTGGCTCCATCAGTGGGACTTGCTCCACACTCCTCTTCCAACCCCTTGACCTGCTGAAAACTCGCCTGCAAactctgcagcctgctgtgaATGG GTCCAGCCGTGCTGGGATGGTAACACTGCTCTTCAGGGTTGTTCGTACTGAGAGTCTTCTGGGGCTCTGGAAAGGAGTCTCTCCA tcCTTTGCAAGATGTATTCCTGGGGTTGGGATTTACTTCAGCACTTTGTACATGATGAAGCAAAAGTTTCTAGTGGACCGGTCACCCACAGCCCTGGAGTCTGTCCTTCTGGGTGTCACTGCACGTGCAGTTTCTGGGATTTGCATGTTGCCAGTGACTGTAGTGAAGACCCGATATGAG AGTGGAAAATTTGGCTATGGGAGTGTATATGGAGCTCTGAAGAATATCTATCAGACAGAAGGGGTTCGTGGCATGTTCAGTGGGCTCACTGCAACGCTGCTGCGGGATGCTCCCTTCTCTGGCATCTACCTGATGTTCTACACGCAGACCAAAAACCTCACACCTCAGG ACGAGCTGGATCCAGTGCTCATGCCCTTGCTGAATTTTGGCTGTGGGATCTTTGCGGGAATCTTGGCCTCGCTGGCAACGCAGCCTGCTGATGTCATCAAAACACACATGCAGCTGTCCCCCCAGAAGTACCGCAGGACAAGCCAGGCCATTGCCTTCATCTACAAG GACTTTGGATTGGCAGGCTTTTTCCGAGGCGGTGTGCCCCGTGCCCTCAGGCGCACTCTCATGGCAGCAATGGCATGGACGGTGTATGAACAGATGATGGAAAAAATGGGCTTGAAATCTTGA
- the SLC25A38 gene encoding mitochondrial glycine transporter isoform X3: protein MLWKLIPLLRAQEVEDQVDTQLMHPVLKAFVCGSISGTCSTLLFQPLDLLKTRLQTLQPAVNGSSRAGMVTLLFRVVRTESLLGLWKGVSPSFARCIPGVGIYFSTLYMMKQKFLVDRSPTALESVLLGVTARAVSGICMLPVTVVKTRYESGKFGYGSVYGALKNIYQTEGVRGMFSGLTATLLRDAPFSGIYLMFYTQTKNLTPQGLWIGRLFPRRCAPCPQAHSHGSNGMDGV, encoded by the exons ATGCTCTGGAAGCTCATCCCTCTGCTGCGGGCCCAGGAGGTGGAAGACCAAGTGGACACCCAGTTG aTGCATCCAGTTCTAAAGGCCTTTGTGTGTGGCTCCATCAGTGGGACTTGCTCCACACTCCTCTTCCAACCCCTTGACCTGCTGAAAACTCGCCTGCAAactctgcagcctgctgtgaATGG GTCCAGCCGTGCTGGGATGGTAACACTGCTCTTCAGGGTTGTTCGTACTGAGAGTCTTCTGGGGCTCTGGAAAGGAGTCTCTCCA tcCTTTGCAAGATGTATTCCTGGGGTTGGGATTTACTTCAGCACTTTGTACATGATGAAGCAAAAGTTTCTAGTGGACCGGTCACCCACAGCCCTGGAGTCTGTCCTTCTGGGTGTCACTGCACGTGCAGTTTCTGGGATTTGCATGTTGCCAGTGACTGTAGTGAAGACCCGATATGAG AGTGGAAAATTTGGCTATGGGAGTGTATATGGAGCTCTGAAGAATATCTATCAGACAGAAGGGGTTCGTGGCATGTTCAGTGGGCTCACTGCAACGCTGCTGCGGGATGCTCCCTTCTCTGGCATCTACCTGATGTTCTACACGCAGACCAAAAACCTCACACCTCAGG GACTTTGGATTGGCAGGCTTTTTCCGAGGCGGTGTGCCCCGTGCCCTCAGGCGCACTCTCATGGCAGCAATGGCATGGACGGTGTATGA